The genomic interval gggaggaCCTTGTGGGCAGGGTCGTAAGAATGTCACAGAGATAGCTGCCAAGGACGGGGCGGCACGATGGGCGGAGCCTCTGCGTAGTCCCCGCCCTCTAGGGTGGAGCTGGCAGCTGGTGTGAGCGGGGCCAGTAGGGCCGGATTCCTAGCGGACATATTGAAGCTCCACCCTTCTCTTCTGGTGTGTTCCGAGCTTCCCCGCACCGAGGTAAGATGGGGGAAGCGTCGAACCCTAGGCGTCCTCCACCGCCTGAGTCTGTCCTAGACCTGCGGCGGTGATAGCGGCGGCGGGAGAGCGGTGATGATCCCAGCGCCGCCCAGCCGTAGCAGGGCGGACCCCGTCCCGCAGGGCCTGCTAATCGCATTAACTTCGGGGAGCTGGGAACATTGTGTGACCTGGGGCCCCAAGCCCGCTGGGAAGCTCGGGTTGGTGGGGTGCCCGCTGGTGCAAGCATTTCTCAGGGCATTCCCGGGCGGGGTCCCCGGGAACGCGTTCTGTTCCGGAACCCAGTCTGAGGTGCTGGCGAGGCCACTTAAGGCCCGGGCGACCCTTCACCCTGAGGCGTGATCGGCAGCGCTGGCGAGGTAGTGCACCCGGGAGCTGGGGTGTTAACAGTTAAGGTGTATGCTGCCCTCGATAGGTTATTTCTGGTTGGGTCGTCACAAAGAtgacatttattattaattaattaaatttactaCCACTTTTGGGTAGGCCATGATAGGCCTAAAGATGAATCGTTTATAGTCATCCATTGAGAAGTTAAATGAATGAAAACCCAGGCTTCTATAACGGCATTGATTGTAGTAGTGGGACATACTAGTAAGAAAGTAGActaagttttatatataattgtCACGATGACAGTgggatttattgattgattgacttatttatttattttagttttgagacactGTATAGTtctttctgtcctggaactcactttgtagaccaggctggcctttcagTGTCTTtcgagtgctcagattaaaggcatacaccaccaagcccagcttgatagtgagaattttgtaagTTCAACTTTGAGACATTTCAGAGGTAAGTTAGGCTGTACAGGCAAGGGTCTGGAAACAGaagacaatgaaaaagaaagttgCCTGAAGATTAACGACCTAAGTTTAAACTTAAATGCCTTGAGTTTTAACTAGCTAGTGACGGTAGGACCTAGCAATTCTAGCACTAATgcttaattaatataatttataataataaattaatataaaaggcAGATTTATAATTTCCAACCCAAGAAGTGTAGTTAAAATTGAGGGAATGTGGTTAAGGGAGAAATATGTGATGAGAACTAGGAAAGGGGCCCGGTACAGGCAGGGGGTGTTTAATGAAATGAAACAGAATTTTTAGCAAGGAGAGGCTTTGAAATGGTGGTCAGTACTGTGAGTTTgatgcagacaaaaaaaaaaaaaaaaagtagaattggACAGACAAATTTAAATTTCACTGTTTgtgattcatttaaaaatgatagtAATGTAGTTTAGAACAGTTACTTTTCACACAGGAaagttttgttaaaaatataattatataatatactatGTCATATCTTGTTTATTTGACTTAAAATTGAACTTATAAGACAAATAATAGGAGAAgattttaagcttttcttttgggggttggAGCATTCTACCAAattgtggtggttggtggtggtggtggtggtggtggtggtggtttccttccagacagggtttctctgtgtatccttggctgtcctggactcactttgtagaccaggctgacctcgaactcacagtgatctgccagcctctacctcctgagtgctgggattaaaggcgtgcgccaccaccccagctccaagttttgtttgtttgtttttaaagactttaacCATGTTTCTTCTGGCCAAATGGAAAGTTCTGAGTTAAAATTAACCAACAGTCAAAGagcagaggaaataaaataattgtggTTTATTCTGATAGGTAAGTAAcaatttaaataatacaaaaagtcagctctttttttttttttttaagtttcttgagGAATAGAAGAAGTTAAAATTATTACTCATCAGCTCTACAAGTAACAATAAGTATTGTTTGTTAGGTACCAGGTATGTGCTCCGTGTGCCATGGTTTAAGGAAGCAGATGTCGTTTTAAGGAAACAAGATTTCATTGTGGAATAATTTAGCAAATAAATTGTATTCCTTGGTCTcattcatatgtatgtacacacacacacacacacacacacacacacacacactgtctgccTCTGTAATGTTAATGTTTTAAGAACATGAATGAGAATaactaaaatttatatggaaaattTACATGCTGTCTTCTAAGAGTTAATATTTCATAGGTGAAACACCAAGCTATCCATGAACAAACAACACTTTCTCTAAGTGTAGCTACCCTACTCCTATAGAATTGGTCTGTCTGGAATCAGCTAACGTGGCTCTGATTTCAGCCCACCAAAGCTCAAATCACACCTCTGCAGTGTAGGACTAAGTGTCCAGAGCTAAAGACAGAAGTGAAATTGCTCTCGTTTACAATTGTGCAAAGACATTCACAAACTTTGCTTTTAAGTCAGTGTCATACTTGTAAGTGTAGCTTGGAATAGCACCCAGTCAGCACCCAGTCACATCACCGAGGGGACCACCAGAGTGGGAACACCTGTGCCTGGTGTCTGtaactgtatttatattttatagtatatagAAACAGTGCTTCTAGGGTGGGAAGGAAATCTTCCTGTGAGAGAGACACATCAGAGTTATTTGATTGTTTTCTGCGTAGTAGGTATAAGAATGGTTTTCCAGTTTTTTCCGTGTATTTTCTGTTGaaagataatatatttatatataatgtttaaatgTATCTTCATATGAAAACCAAACAGATTCATTgcagggaaaagaaaaccaagcttTAAATTTTCCTGATAACAATCTATCCCTTTAATTCACAGCTAACAGGCTTACATTTGCTTGTTaatttgtagccttggctgtcctggactcgctttgtagactaggctggcctggaggcctgcctctgcctcccgagggctgggattacaggagtgcaccaccaagTCCGgccaaaaggagaaaatgttgGTCAAACAAAAATCTCTATCACTTTCATGCAAAAACTTATAGGATGAGTAATTGACATCATGCGTATAAAATGCCTGTGATGCTAAAAGTGCTCGgtaattttctaaattaaaaataacctaagATGTCTTGAAAGAATGTGAGACAGTCCGTGACACTAACAGCTGCAGACCTCACTGATGAGGCCCAAGGTGTGGGCCTCTTCTCTAGAGACAAGTGTGGATCGATACAGAGGGGTGTGAAAGCTGTTCCATTCAGACAGTGCAGCCGAGAACAGTTGTTCCGAGGGGCTCAGGAATTAGAACGCCTTAGGATTTCTCGGATTCGTCTTCCTCCACAGGATAAGAATGGCGCTGAAGCAGATCTCCAGCAACAAGTGCTTTGGAGGGCTCCAGAAGGTTTTCGAACATGACAGGTAAGCAATTACAGTCACTTGTCATTCACTTCTAAACAAAACCTTCACTTACAACTCTGCTTTCCCTCCCCGACTGTCATCCGACAGTCTCACCAAACCTAACTGTTTCTGGATTGGTGCTGTGAGATAAAGGGGAGGAGCCTGCAGACTGTCTTCAGGTTTTGGCTTGATGGTTTTCTGAAAAACCAACTGTATTGCCGTTAAAAATTCAGAGAATGTCTTCCTTGTTGGTCTTCTAGTATAACAAAGAAACCTAGACTTGATTAACTTGGCAGCATAGCAGACATATGTGCCGCCACCTCCTTCTGGAATCTAACTAATAATGTCACTAGGTAAatgcattaaacacacacacacacacgtattaaatacacaaatatgtatgtgcacgctgaggaagagataaagaagcaAAGGACAAAAGCTGAGAACAGTGTTTTAGATGCAAAAATGCAGATATTCACGTACTGTATAACTTAGCAAAGCCTAGAAAACTAAATTCTAAATGGAGAAGtgatacaaatatatatacacgcCTGACAATACCGGAAAGATAGAAATGGAGCTGAGGGGCAGGATGATTAGttgaaagttaattttaaaaatcagagcacTCAGATTGTCTCAGCGTTCTCTATAGTCAGATAGCTGCTTTCCCAGCTCTGGCTGAAGGCTGAAGGTTTACTATCCATCGGAGGTAGGCATTTTGTATTGGTGACTTCCAGACACAGTCGGTGAAAGATAAAACAATGCAAGCAGATACAAGAATTGGCACACTgaatttttcccagtggcttccaAAATCTGACAAGCTAGGCTTTTCTTCTTGGGAACTTGACATCTTGAGGCGAACAGGTGTTGCGATGGAGACCTTTTAATACAATTGTCCAGCTGGACTCCATTCAGCCATGGGTCAGTGGGTGACATTCTCCCCAGGCATACTGTTGTCAACCACACATTCAGTGTTTCTCTGCGAAACATATTCTTCCTTTTAACAAAATGCTAAATGGCTTACCTTCTGTCCTGATTAGCGAAGGGCGTTAATACTTTTCTGTGGTGGTTAACGTTACAGTGGTGAGCTGAAATGTAAAATGAGGTTTGCTGTCTACCTACCGCCACAGGCAGAGGGTGGAAAGTGTCCTGCACTTTACTGGCTGTCTGGTAAgtattttccttttgaatttcATAAAGGAATTTCATCTTACCTTTTTACTGTGACCTACTTATGTACTTTTTGAATCATTTATGAACACTttggctggggctggaggggcAGCTCCGCGGCTTAGAGCTTGTGCCACTCTAgtagaggactcaagtttggctTTTAGAATCCACACCCGGCAGCTTGCAACTTcgctgtaactacagctccagggacCTAACAGCATCTGCTAGGTCCTAAGGGTACCTGGACCTGCACTCACACGTGCTCGCACACAGGCAGGGGCACGTAATTAAAACGtaataaagtaaaatgtttttaaaacttaaaaggcCATTGTACTCCATCCTGTAGCTTTTATCTTTGGGATAATTTCAGACTGAAGAGAATCACATTTATAGTTCCTTTTCCACTAGACCAAGTAACTTAGCTGAGAATGTAATGTTCAGTACTCAGTGATAAGGGTTTGGAAAATTTATACATACTTTGTGCCTGCCTAAGCCTTTCTGGACTTTGCAAAGACTTTAGCGGTCAAACAGAGCAATATTAGATGGAACTGGAAGGCAAGGATGCATGCATTAGGAACTTCCTGGATGTGCTCTGAATACTGAACTCCATAAGGCTTCCTTGCAGCAGTGGAAAGAGTCCAAAGAACATTGCGCTTCTCAACTGTGATTAAGATTTCCAATCAGACGATAGAACAGGTGGTGTGAGACAGGTGTACAAGAGCCCCTAAGTTTACTTCTCTTTCATAAAATATGAGCACAGCAACCATGAGGAGAGAGTGACAGCAACTGTCAAcagatgctgttttgttttcataaagttACTTTTTATGCTAACAAATCCTACCCAGGCATCCATCAAGGAGAATCCCCTAATGCCAgtatgaaaaagaaagtaaacattttattttaaaatttaagtgcaaattttattttaacacataaaaataagagcCTTTCTGTATCAGTTTCTTTCACGGTGACAAAACAGCACAACTAGAGGCAGCtcatagaaggaagagtttatctGGGATTATAGTTCAGAGAGGCCGAGTCCAGCATGGCAGTAAGCAGCATGCTATGCTGGCATCGGCAGGACTCTGTGTTCACATCCTCAACTGAAAGCATGAAGCAGACAGATCAAACTGGAAGTAGAGTGAGTCTATATACTCTCAAAACCCATCCCCAGGGACACCCTTCCTCCAGCAAGTAGCTTTCAACCTTCCCAAATGTGAGGGCTCCCTGGGAACACCACGGCTAGCATAGTGTTGTTCTAGAGGAAGCAAGAAGGGAATTCAGTTCAGCACAACTCAGTAGCTGCTGATGTCTAGTAGTTTCTAGAGTCTGACCTCAAGTAGTTTATTTTCAGCATATTTAGCCACAGCACAATTTGGTAAAACACTATGTAGGTTtaattttcttagcaattatattttCTTACAAACTTGTTAACCGAGAGTagctcacttataacctgactaacctaaacaataggaaagggagattaaagaatacaataatgaaactgtaaggatatcagttccgaggaatgattctcctggtatagtcagcaggatttcttctgctggaactggagcaactggaacccaaaacctcagccagagcccggagccccaaagccttcccttgagcgagCATcccgaagtggagtgatgaatagccaaaactatcccaagtctccaaaggccctgtgTCCTgcttttggctcacatttatatctcctctcagaatttgttcaaggatatttttcagctggttaacaaccaatctcccccacacggtggtttgacttctaaggggataaacatcacatgctctctcacaagtctttttcttatcccccacttgtgatctaaacaaaactaaaacgcgtttatctctctttcataactacattgaaactctttgtaaagtaTGTGTGACGTCTTCTATAAATATAGTTTCTATAGATTGACTACATCTGACATATTCCATAAATATAGGTGCTATAGATTGACTGAGAAAAACCAGCTCATAGTAAGGGTCTTGGGGGAGGATCTGGTGTGGCCTCAGCCACACAGGCTGTTAACCTAATCTGCTGTCAGCCTTCTGGGCAGAGAACAGGTTCTACATCTGTCCCTTTGAGGAGATaaccctgtgtgtttaacattcctggttcccCTAGCGCTGATCTGTGAGCACAGGGACCTCCATGCCTCCCGTACCCAGACAACAACACCATCACCCggggactaagtgttcaaatgcttgagtctgggggtggaggggggcacatttctcattgaaaccactgcagatttttattttcttaaaaggtTATGAGACCtgccaacagcaacagcaatatAATTAGATACTTGGCTAGAAAACAAGCTAATTTTACAgctaaagatatattttttttattcattcattaatttatttactttacgtCCCAGTAGGAAATTCcgttccctcctctcctcccagtccctccccctcccctcccctccctctccctgtgcccccctcctccctttcttcccagagAAGTGGAGATTTCCCATGGGTATCagcctgccttggcatatcaagcaGGACTGGGCCTATCTTCTTGTCTTGAGGCTAGACAAGGTATCTTAGAACTCATGTAATTCATAGGAACTAAGTACTGTCCGAGGTCACAGACCGTTTTCTGGGTCAGCCCAGACCTATGCTTTTCCTGCTACTTACTTGTAGAGCGCTATTAAAATTGTATCCGTTGCTGAGAGACTATTAACACAGATCAGAATTGAAAGCTAACAGTGCACAGTATCTGAGCTTTGTGAGTACAAATATAGTTCCTGATGGTTTACATCAAGTGACAGGACAGTTGCCTTAGCGAGATActggacagagggggagggggaggaagggagagagagaccatggAAATTAAGTCCTGATTGCTTGAATCCTCATTATGTCCAAGGTACCATTCATGGGACATCACATGTGGCCATAAGTGATCAGCCtatgaggaagaggcaggcagttctgtCGCTAGTTTTCAAATGACAGAGTGGAGGCACAGTAAGGATCCTGTCCCAAGCCAAATCTGTGGGTCCCAAGAGCATTCAACTATCAACTTTAATGTTGCCTGTAACTTTGTGGTTATCAATTTAATACTGGTTATGGGTAGACTTAGTCTCTGTTCTGTTGTGGGCTAATTACTATAAATGTCTCCTAGTTCATTTGTAGCATATGCATTTCAGTAAGCTTCATTGTTCCACTAGTATTCAAATTCTTGGCAATGACCTTCGGAAAAGGGCTGCCGGGTTGGGTTCAGCTCAGGCATCATTGCTAGTTCACTTTTGGCCACCGATGTGAGCATCAGTCTTAGGTACCTGATAGTTCTAAGCTAGCTGGTtttctgtataataaaatattagagcTTGTATAATATTCACGGTGCAGCTTAACATAACAGCCTTTTTCATCTTCAGGTTTAACTTGCACGGAGCAAAACTTCATATCAAAGTCTGGCTATCAACAAGCCGCCTCAGAGCACGGCCTTGTCGTCATCGCTCCGGATACCAGCCCCCGTGAGTGTTGTTCAAAATGCTTTACAAACATGCAACCCTTTACGTCTAAGTCATGAGTAGAATGGTGCTCATTTTACAATTCTTCTCAAGTTTTTGCTGTTACTATCTTTTGGTCTTTCAAGCACGATCATGGCTCTGAAGTACCACCACACCGGGAGTAGACTGGGGAAATGGGATGAAATCATTCCAAAGAACATTAGGAGACATTTTCAGGTCAAGATCATGATTTTTAACATTGACATCTGTCTTCCTCAAGGTTATGATGAGGAAGAGAATTAAAGAAGTGTAGGTAGAGGCCcgagcatggtagtgcacgcctttaatcccagcacttgggaagctgtgagttcgaggccagcctggtctacaaagtgagtctgggacacccaaggctaacacagacagaacctgtctcaaaaaccaaaggaaaaaaaataggaagaagaagTGTAGGTAGACCGGGAAGGTTGACAGGGAAAGCCTTGCAACACAGTCCTGGAAAGTAAAGAGCATGCTTGTGAGAGAGTAAGGGTGTATATTTTCAGAGTATGTAAGAGGAAGTTCAAGCCGTGGTAGTTTACCTCATCCCCTGAATTCTCTGGTTGGAAGGTCATTCCCTCTCTGACCTCATTGGCCAGAACAAATGACAGGTATTCAGATAAAGGGGTCCAGAAAGTTGAATCCCATTATGTATAAAGTAGAAGAGAGTTCATAACGCTTCCTGAGAGCCCCACTGTGTGGACTCCAGGTCagctcagtgtgtgtggtgggggttgtTACTtgactgtgtagcctaggctggcaggCTGACTAATGAGTTCCCtgtgtcagcctcccaagtgctgacataggcaggtgccactgtgcccaactgaAAACCCGTTACCAACTCTGGGGAGTCACTGTCCTCTTCCTTGCTAGGTGGCTGCAATATCAAGGGAGAAGATGACAGCTGGGACTTCGGCACTGGTGCTGGGTTTTACGTGAATGCTACTGAGGAGCCCTGGAAAACTAACTACAGGATGTACTCTTATGTGACAGAGGAGGTAATTTAATTGGCCTTGTAATTATTCATTGATGACCACTGAGAGCTTGGGCTTTAGATACAAAGCCCTTCCAAACTTGAGAATTTTAATGTAGGAATTGGCACTGGAAAACCAGTTTTAATTTAGGGGAAGTTCCAAGGTCTACTCATAATATGGTTGCGGCAGTTTTAAGTTAACAGTAAGTGTAAATTCGAGGATTTTTGGTCACATTCAGATGGGTGCACActttccaggatagctagagagTAGCATGTAAGACAGCCCTTCATGTCCTAGAGCTGGTTCAGGCCGGTTTCTCATATAGCTAACAAGGTCTTCATTAGGAAGGGCGAGTGGCAAAGCATGACTTGGTGTATGCATTTCCCCGGATGTTATCACTTAGATCATGAAAACTCAGAAACAATTACATTTGAGTCAGTTTATGGTGagtggtttgttggttttggtgaCGGGGTCAAACTCAGGATCTCACGTATACGAAGCGAGAACTTTCCCACGGAGTTGTCCGCCAGCTCCCAGTCACCCACAGTTTTTACACCCTAGATAGCAATTATGTTTTGGTGAAATCTggacttttacattttattcattttttgttttgttttgattatgttgGTGTGTCTTTTTCCTGTTAGCATCTGTTCATTGCACATTATACTAGGTCACAGCATTTCCATACAAGCAATacgtcccccccgccccccacttctCCATTCCCTTGCTGCTAGCTATTCCTCTATCAGGCATGTGCAGCCTGCAGCATGTGGCCACATGCATTCTAGAATAGCTATGAATACAGCCCAACACAGAACAGTAAGCTCAAgtaaaactttgtgtgtgtgtgtgtgtgtgtgtgtgtgtgtgtgtgtgtgttttcttagttGTGTCATTCTTAAGTGTGAGCTCTATAGCTGACAAGACCATGTTGCATTTGGACACCCTACTTGGTTCTTTCAtggtatatacacataaatgattttatgtatctatatagaATCTAggatccacaaatgagagaaaatgtgaaTTATTTGTCTAACTTAATTTGCGTAAAATGTTATTCCATAATGCAGTCATATTTTTCTTGGAGATGatgtaatttcattctttatgcCTAAATACAATctcgtgtgtatgtgcgtgcgtgtgtgtgtgtacatcacatTTTTGTTACCTATTCTTCAGTTGTTGGGATTCTCGGTTGATTCCATAATTTAGGTATTATGACTAGTGCTGCAGGAAGCATTGATGTGCAAATGTCTCTGACATATTAACTACTGTGTGGGTCCAAGGAttcagactcaggttgtcagcttagaggcaagtgcctttaccctctcACTAGCTCTGGgcactttttaattgaaaagtgtGTATCAGTTCCTgccatttcattgtttttcatttgtctATCCACTGTTATACCATGGCGTGTTCTTTACTCGAGCCTCACAAGTGTGTTTATTGCTCTTTGGTACATAGGATTCCTTGGTAATGTTGCCCTAGTAGTCATGAATTCTTTTAACAGTTTATCATGCAAGTTTTTGCTTTAGTTATGAAGGatagtttcgctgggtatagtaatctgagTTGACTTATTTTGGTGCTTAGAATGTATCACTCCATGCTCTCCCAAGTTTTAGGGGTTTGGTTGAGAAATAATTCATCTCATCTTCTGTCCCTAATGTTCCATCCTCTGTAAACTATCCATTCTGCTAGTGAGGCTTCctactaaattttttatttgatcaagatcttttcatttagaaatttcagTTGGATTTTAgtagtttttcttctgttcaaTTCTTTCATATCCTGCATTGatgtccttattttatttatttatttatttatttatttatttatttatattgttttcaaaTTCACTTAGCTTATTtatcattaaacatttttatcgTTGTCCTCTTGAATTCTTTGGCTGAGACTCCATATAACATCGGCTGAGTAAGTACATAAATTCGTGTCTgagccaagaagaaagaaatgaggaggcAACAGTAGAAGGAAGGGGAGTACTGGGATGTTGTTAAGACCCCATGTTAAAGCTGTGGTTGTTGTAGTTAAAAAGTGGAAAGGGGAAAGgtgaagaagagaggaaacaggtcGGAATGTGATGGTGCATTTATGGACGGTGCATAGGAACAATGCAGTAGAATAGCACGGGTGCAGAAATAAATGGATCACAGAACAATTATAAAACTACTTAACAATAGAAAAGCTAACACAAGACAGGTCAGTGTGCAAAGACAGACcatgtttaaaacataaaaacaaagtcaaatcATTTTTCTAAACGTAGCTTGGGTCAGTGATTCTTCCTTGGTGAGATGGTTCtgagttccctccctccctgtaatGTTTCATGTGACTGACTGGGTTGAGTTTCTTCTCCTAGAGCCAGCAGCCCTCTGCATGGAATGTTGCTTTGAAGGAAGCATCCACCCAGTAGCCCTCATATGCTGGGTGGTCACACTTCCTCTTGCTGTTGCCCTTTTCACTTGGAAGTATTTGTCTTAAGGTCCTGGCTGCCTTTGACTGTTTGTacttccacagcctctgtgtaCTTTCAGATCATGATCATGTTATTATAAAATTTCAGTATTATCCTAATTTTAATAATTCATAATCCTCCCTGTACTTTATACATTTTTCCTAATGTAaagtatttgtattttgaaaacacTTTTTAGCATAACAAATATTACTGTTATGTTTGGTATAATTTTCCTCCCTAAGGTACTCGTTCCTTAAagcatttttaagtttttaagacAGTAAGAGCACGTGCTGCTGTCAAGCCTGCAGACCTGAAttctatccccagaacccacctgggaggagagagctgagcaCCACAGGTTGTCCTGTCAGCTCCAGAGGGGTGcatagtacacacacatgtgggacaataaataataaataagtaaatatgaggGCAGAGTTAGAACATTAGagttcttcttcatcttcttgacTTTATCTATTGCTTTAAAagaacatctgcacacacacttgTCAGTGACATATAAGTAACCAttttctgagggttttttttcttttaatgttcacTAGTTTGAGCCACTGTAGAACTGTGCTTTTAAAGTACTGACTGTGCCACTAATACATGTAACTTTGTCCGACTTCTTTCCTCTGAGACCTTTTAttgtgttcttcatttttttttcctagcttcCACAACTCATAAATGCCAATTTCCCAGTGGACCCACAGAGGATGTCTATTTTTGGTCACTCCATGGGAGGCCACGGAGCTCTGGTTTGTGCTTTGAAAAACCCTGGAAAATACAGAGTAAGTTAACCCTAACTTCATTGATGCAGCACTTCTGAGGATAGTAGAGAATTTCAAAGGTGTGCCTTAGAATCAAGGATTAAACATTTCTAGGGTTAAGGGCTTCAGGAGGTTAGCAGACAGTGTCAAACTTGACCCCATGACACATGCTGTAAGACTATGGCATTCCATCTAGAAGCACTAGAAAAATACAGCTTACGTTTTCGTTGCTCCTTTTTACACTATACTTTTGAACGTATTTTGCCTCGGGATTGCAAGTCTTGATTAGTATTATTATATGGCACTATCTGTATatcatttatttaggtttttggggtttttgttttgtgtgtgtgtgtgtgtgtgtgtgtgatctttgtAATGCTGAATCTGACTGCCTATAGTGGAGGATAGTCATATTTTACGCCTTTTATGTTTTTACTGCTCTGAATGCTAGTTGGACTGTAATTTGTTGGAAAAGCCTCTCCCAGCACCCCCTTCCACCCGACCCCATCACCTGCTTCATTTAAGGctttgtagattttcttttcccttaatgAGCAAAGAGTGAAAACCCACAACTGAACTACCAAATCCAGCAACTAAAATGAAGTGTGCTTAAAAGTAGGGATGCATGTTTTAAAACCAGCTGTTTGGCATATTTTTGATCGGTTTCATCCTTAGGAAGGACTGCCGTCATTTCAGGCACACTACTGAGGGACACAGTGTTGCTCAGAGCAGTC from Acomys russatus chromosome 18, mAcoRus1.1, whole genome shotgun sequence carries:
- the Esd gene encoding S-formylglutathione hydrolase; its protein translation is MALKQISSNKCFGGLQKVFEHDSGELKCKMRFAVYLPPQAEGGKCPALYWLSGLTCTEQNFISKSGYQQAASEHGLVVIAPDTSPRGCNIKGEDDSWDFGTGAGFYVNATEEPWKTNYRMYSYVTEELPQLINANFPVDPQRMSIFGHSMGGHGALVCALKNPGKYRSVSAFAPICNPVLCPWGKKAFSGYLGPDQNKWKAYDATCLVKSYSGSQIDILIDQGKDDEFLSNGQLLPDNFIAACTEKKIPVVFRLQEGYDHSYYFIATFITDHIRHHAKYLNA